Part of the Vagococcus teuberi genome, TTATTTGGTGTATCTCGTCTTCCGATTCTTAAATGGAGTCCCAAAACGGATTGTTCATCATGATACTCAGACGTTGGGACAATGTCTATTCCATATGTTAAAAACAAATCATCTGTTTGTCTAATCAGTTTTCTAAGTTCTGCTTCTTGCAGTCGTTCAAATCCTTTTGTAAAAACAACAGCTGGAGAAATAACTTTTGGTGCATCTGTTTCTTTTAATTCCGTACGAGGAATAAATCGTGATACCCTTTGTTCACGCATTGCAAGTTCTACTGCTACTGTGTGCTTGCAATAACCATGTTGTTCCCAATACATACACTGGCATACATCATCTTCTTTAGCTGTTCCGTCTAGTTCAACATAAAGCATGTCACTTCCGATGACTTCAGCGTACCATACACGTCTTTCTAGATTTTTAGACCAAGAGACAACCCTGCCTTCTTTGGCACACTCTCGTCCTTCTTCTATTACTTTTTCCGGTATGGACCACTTCATTTTACCACTCCTTACGTGAATTCTAGCTGTGGTGTCGCATGACTTCGATTGTCTTTAGACACTGATATTTTTAATTGTTGTGGGATTCTTTCTTTTAATTCATTAACATGAGAAATAATGCCAATCAATCGATTACTCTCACCCATTGTTTCAAGCGCACGAATCGCTGTTTCAAGTGCCTCCTCATCTAGCGAGCCAAACCCTTCGTCAACAAACATCGCATCAATTTTCACACCGCCTGCTTCACTTTGAATCACTTCAGCTAGTGCCAATGCTAATGTAAGAGACGCAATAAAACTCTCGCCACCTGACAGAGTATTGACTCCTCTTAGTTGCCCCACATTGTCATCAAAAATATCAATTTCTAAACCTGTTTTTTTCTTCGAGGATTGTTTGACATCTCTTAATGCAAAGGTATATCGACCTCGTGTGAGTTTTTTCAATGTGTGGTTTGCAACGGCCAAAATTTTACGCAGATAGCTTTGCAACACATATCGCTCAATGCTTAATTTATTGTCACTATCTCCATTTAACACATCTGATAACACACTCAGCTCATGCAATACTCGCATATCTTCTTTGATATCTGTCATCAATGTCTGAATCGTTTGAATTGTTTTATTGTTATTCTCCAATTTAATTTCTTGTTGACGTTTATCATCTACCACTTGTTCATACTTTTGGTTTGCTACTTGGTATAGTTTCTCTAATTTTGTTAAATCTGGTTTGTCTGCTTCTTTCGTTTTATCTTTCAAGCTCGATAACGTTTCTTTTAATGAGTAAATTTCTTTTTCAAATTGAGCAATGGTTTCTTCATACCTTACTTTATTTTCTTTATCGGCTAAGATAGTTTGAAGCATCTCTTCATCCCACTGATAATCAAATAAAAAGGCTGTTTTACTTTTTTCAAGTTCGGTTAATTCGTTTTGTAGGACTTGTTTATTATGTTCTAATTCCTCTAGCCTTGTTTGTAATTTCGTTTTATCAGTCATCATCTCAGATAATGATTTGTCACATTGTTTGCTTTCTTCATACCAAGTATCAATTTGTTGCTTGATTGTTTGTTGTTCTTTTTTTGCTTCTTCAAAAGAAGTAACATCTGTTCCTATACGTTTTTTCAACTCATCATTACTATGTTGACACAATCGTTTTTCTTCTTTGATTTGTTGGATAGTAGTCTGACTTTCACTTCGTTTTTTATCAAGCTGACCTAACTCAGCTTTAGCTTGTTCCAACTCTTCTTGTTTGACTTCAAGTTCTGTTAGCTGTTGTGTATAATCACTCACTTGTTGAGTGGTTATTTTAACTTGTTTAGTCACTGTTTCTAACCAATGTGTCTTATCTATCTCTACCATATTAGTTGATATTTTCTCTGATAAACTGGTTTGTTTGGATACTAAACTAGTTACCTTATCTTGTGTCGCATCTTTTTGTGCTTGTAGATGACTGATATCTTGAACTAACTGCTCTTCTTTTGTTGTAAGACATTCTATTTTCTGTTCTAAGACATCAAATTCTTCTTTGGATAGTTGTGTTACATGAGCAGGTTCTGGATGGTCAATCGCGCCACAAACTGGACAAGGTTCACCGTCTATCAAATCTAAACTCAATCTAGCAATTTGACCTCGTGCCCACGAATCTTTTTTCTCTGCTAATTTAAGCTTTAAGTCCTCTAATTCTTTTTGTCGTAACAACAGTGTCTCTTCATGTTTTTCATACTCTTTTTTTAAAGACTCTTCTTCACCAAGATAAGTTTGAAAAGATGTCACATCGTCTAATAATGATGTTTCTTTCACTTGTTTTTCTTTTAAGTTAGTCAGTTCCTTGTATAAAGAAGGAATAGTATCCACTGCTTGTTGCAACTCATCTTGGTTTTGTTTTGCGTTTT contains:
- a CDS encoding AAA family ATPase; this translates as MKPLTLTLEYFGPYEDETIDFSSFYAQSLFLISGKTGSGKTTLFDAMSYALYGNTSGDSREAKEMRSNFSTIDDVTRVTFVFEHDKKTYHIVREPEQLRRRLRGEGEKLEKAKSVLTIFDEDGKEEAQYTKQMDVNIHIQELLQLSAKQFSQIVMLPQGDFQRFLQSDSDNKEAVLRQLFDTSKYQEIARKLKDKKKEHSNELKKEQQKLQTLFEQVEWDEEFLETVSGDRTIEEKLALYDEQKQKKEQHIADLNDNVTLVKKERDDQLAGLEVARALEKLFVEKDETEKMLEKRLLETEKINDLKQRMTRFSQLEPLEKVLIDISTSQTKLDEQVQQQTITKTELHEVEKHHLELVDKKKALDNQETTIKELETYLVKLEERLPLFEEEAQLAKKLAELVTEEEKQAVELKELETHVENAKQNQDELQQAVDTIPSLYKELTNLKEKQVKETSLLDDVTSFQTYLGEEESLKKEYEKHEETLLLRQKELEDLKLKLAEKKDSWARGQIARLSLDLIDGEPCPVCGAIDHPEPAHVTQLSKEEFDVLEQKIECLTTKEEQLVQDISHLQAQKDATQDKVTSLVSKQTSLSEKISTNMVEIDKTHWLETVTKQVKITTQQVSDYTQQLTELEVKQEELEQAKAELGQLDKKRSESQTTIQQIKEEKRLCQHSNDELKKRIGTDVTSFEEAKKEQQTIKQQIDTWYEESKQCDKSLSEMMTDKTKLQTRLEELEHNKQVLQNELTELEKSKTAFLFDYQWDEEMLQTILADKENKVRYEETIAQFEKEIYSLKETLSSLKDKTKEADKPDLTKLEKLYQVANQKYEQVVDDKRQQEIKLENNNKTIQTIQTLMTDIKEDMRVLHELSVLSDVLNGDSDNKLSIERYVLQSYLRKILAVANHTLKKLTRGRYTFALRDVKQSSKKKTGLEIDIFDDNVGQLRGVNTLSGGESFIASLTLALALAEVIQSEAGGVKIDAMFVDEGFGSLDEEALETAIRALETMGESNRLIGIISHVNELKERIPQQLKISVSKDNRSHATPQLEFT